One genomic segment of Brassica napus cultivar Da-Ae chromosome A3, Da-Ae, whole genome shotgun sequence includes these proteins:
- the LOC106353075 gene encoding serine carboxypeptidase-like 15 produces MGNKLSLMLLLLLLSLVHAYSGESTVRYLPGFQGPLPFELETGYIGVGEAEEDQLFYYFIKSERNPSEDPFLIWLTGGPGCSSLSGLILENGPLAFNIESDSGNIPSLVSTTYSWTKVANIIYLDQPVGTGFSYSRNRLANIPSDTGSAKRVHEFVRNWLAKHPEYFSNPFYVAGNSYSGKVVPAVVQEISIGNGLCCKPQINLQGYVLGNPVTDYVGYNWRIPFAHGMGLISDEIYESLRRICRGNFAKVDPHNTECMNLVEEFEKCVSGLDWSYILGPKYINPSDPDDANPLGHRMIVQSNRWTNEESVRRALHVEKGTIGEWSLCDRELPFESDIESSVPYHKNNSIQGYRSLIFSGDHDMGVPFLATQDWIRSLNYSIVDEWRPWMVHNQVAGYTRTYANKMTFATVKGGGHTIAYKQEEYSVMFKRWVSGQPL; encoded by the exons ATGGGGAACAAGTTGTCGTTGATGCTGCTGCTTCTACTTCTTTCTCTTGTGCATGCTTATTCAGGAGAATCTACAGTCAGATATCTTCCTGGTTTCCAAGGACCTCTTCCTTTTGAGCTTGAAACTGG GTACATTGGTGTTGGTGAGGCAGAAGAAGATCAATTGTTCTACTACTTCATCAAATCTGAGAGAAACCCATCAGAAGACCCTTTTCTTATCTGGTTAACCGGAGGACCTGGCTGCTCTTCTCTCTCTGGCCTTATTCTTGAAAAtg GACCTCTGGCTTTCAATATTGAGTCTGACAGTGGAAACATCCCATCATTGGTATCTACTACATATTCATGGACTAAG gTGGCGAATATAATCTATTTGGATCAGCCTGTTGGTACTGGCTTCTCTTACTCAAGAAACCGACTTGCTAATATACCAAGTGACACAGGATCAGCTAAGCGGGTCCATGAGTTTGTTCGTAAT TGGCTAGCCAAGCATCCTGAATATTTCTCCAACCCTTTTTATGTCGCCGGAAATTCTTATTCCGGTAAAGTGGTTCCAGCTGTTGTTCAAGAAATCTCAAttg GAAATGGTTTATGCTGTAAACCTCAAATAAATCTTCAG GGCTACGTGCTGGGAAATCCTGTAACAGACTATGTTGGCTATAACTGGCGCATTCCATTTGCTCATGGAATGGGTTTGATCTCTGATGAAATCTATGAG TCGCTAAGGAGAATCTGCAGAGGAAATTTTGCTAAAGTGGATCCTCATAACACAGAATGCATGAATCTCGTTGAAGAGTTTGAGAAG TGTGTTTCTGGATTAGATTGGTCATATATTCTAGGACCAAAGTACATAAACCCGTCTGACCCCGATGACGCCAACCCGCTTGGGCATCGCATGATTGTGCAGTCTAACCGCTGGACCAATGAGGAGAGTGTGCGCAGAGCCCTTCATGTGGAGAAG GGGACTATCGGAGAATGGTCACTTTGTGATCGGGAATTACCTTTCGAGTCTGACATTGAAAGCAGTGTACCATACCATAAGAACAACAGCATCCAAGGATATCGATCTCTCATCTTCAG TGGTGATCACGACATGGGTGTTCCTTTCCTTGCAACTCAAGACTGGATAAGATCACTCAACTATTCAATTGTTGACGAATGGAGGCCATGGATGGTTCACAATCAAGTCGCTGG ATACACAAGGACTTATGCCAATAAGATGACATTTGCCACTGTGAAA GGCGGGGGGCACACGATAGCGTATAAACAAGAGGAGTACTCCGTTATGTTCAAGAGATGGGTTAGTGGCCAACCTCTGTAA
- the LOC106353079 gene encoding serine carboxypeptidase-like 15 isoform X1: MGNKLLLQLLLLLPLLHAYSGISTVRYLPGYHGPLPFELETGYIGVGEAEESQFFYYFIKSERTPAEDPLLIWLTGGPGCSSISGFLLENGPLAFNTESDSGNIPSLVSTTYSWSKVANIIYLDQPVDTGFSYSRNPLANIPSDTRSAKLVHEFVHKWLAKHPEYFSNPFYVTGNSYAGKVVPATVQEISIGNGLCCKPQINLQGYVLGNPITDLDNEKNWHIPFAHGMALISDEHYESLRRSCRGNYAKVDPLNTECMNLVEEFEKCVSGLDWSYILGPKYINPSDPDDANPLGHRMTVQSNRWTNEESVRRALHVEKGTIGEWSLCDRELPYKFDINSSVPYHKNNSIQGYRSLIFSGDHDLLVPFLATQDWMRSLNYSIVEDWRPWMVHNQVAGCRYTRTYANKMTFATVKGGGHTIVYKPDEYSAMFKRWINGQPL, from the exons atGGGGAACAAGTTGTTGTTGCAGCTGCTtctgcttcttcctcttctgcaTGCTTATTCAGGAATATCTACAGTTCGATATCTTCCAGGTTACCATGGCCCTCTTCCTTTCGAGCTTGAAACCGG GTACATTGGTGTTGGTGAGGCAGAGGAAAGCCAGTTTTTCTACTACTTCATCAAATCTGAGAGAACTCCAGCAGAAGACCCTCTTCTTATCTGGTTAACCGGAGGACCTGGCTGCTCTTCTATCTCTGgctttcttcttgagaatg GGCCTCTGGCTTTCAATACTGAGTCTGACAGTGGAAACATCCCATCATTGGTCTCTACTACATATTCATGGTCTAAG GTGGCGAATATAATCTATTTGGATCAGCCTGTTGACACTGGCTTCTCTTACTCTAGAAACCCACTTGCTAATATACCAAGTGACACAAGATCAGCTAAGCTGGTCCATGAGTTTGTTCATAAA TGGCTAGCCAAGCATCCTGAGTATTTCTCCAATCCTTTCTATGTCACCGGAAATTCTTATGCCGGTAAAGTGGTTCCCGCTACTGTTCAAGAAATCTCaattg GAAATGGTTTATGCTGTAAACCTCAAATAAATCTTCAG GGTTACGTGCTGGGAAATCCTATAACAGACTTGGATAACGAGAAGAACTGGCACATTCCATTTGCTCATGGAATGGCTTTGATCTCTGACGAGCACTACGAG TCGCTAAGGAGAAGCTGCAGAGGAAATTATGCTAAAGTGGATCCTCTTAACACAGAATGCATGAATCTCGTTGAAGAGTTTGAGAAG TGTGTTTCTGGATTAGATTGGTCATATATTCTAGGACCAAAGTACATAAACCCGTCTGACCCCGATGACGCCAACCCGCTTGGGCATCGCATGACTGTGCAGTCTAACCGCTGGACCAATGAGGAGAGTGTGCGCAGAGCCCTTCATGTGGAGAAG GGGACTATCGGAGAATGGTCACTTTGTGATCGGGAATTACCTTACAAGTTTGACATTAACAGCAGTGTACCATACCATAAGAACAACAGCATCCAAGGATATCGATCTCTCATCTTCAG TGGTGATCACGACTTGCTTGTCCCTTTTCTTGCAACTCAAGATTGGATGAGATCACTAAACTATTCCATTGTTGAGGACTGGAGGCCATGGATGGTTCACAATCAAGTCGCTGG TTGCAGATACACAAGGACGTATGCCAATAAAATGACATTTGCCACTGTAAAA GGCGGCGGGCACACCATTGTGTATAAACCAGATGAGTACTCTGCTATGTTCAAGAGATGGATTAATGGCCAACCTCTGTAG
- the LOC106353079 gene encoding serine carboxypeptidase-like 15 isoform X2: MGNKLLLQLLLLLPLLHAYSGISTVRYLPGYHGPLPFELETGYIGVGEAEESQFFYYFIKSERTPAEDPLLIWLTGGPGCSSISGFLLENGPLAFNTESDSGNIPSLVSTTYSWSKVANIIYLDQPVDTGFSYSRNPLANIPSDTRSAKLVHEFVHKWLAKHPEYFSNPFYVTGNSYAGKVVPATVQEISIGNGLCCKPQINLQGYVLGNPITDLDNEKNWHIPFAHGMALISDEHYESLRRSCRGNYAKVDPLNTECMNLVEEFEKCVSGLDWSYILGPKYINPSDPDDANPLGHRMTVQSNRWTNEESVRRALHVEKGTIGEWSLCDRELPYKFDINSSVPYHKNNSIQGYRSLIFSGDHDLLVPFLATQDWMRSLNYSIVEDWRPWMVHNQVAGYTRTYANKMTFATVKGGGHTIVYKPDEYSAMFKRWINGQPL, encoded by the exons atGGGGAACAAGTTGTTGTTGCAGCTGCTtctgcttcttcctcttctgcaTGCTTATTCAGGAATATCTACAGTTCGATATCTTCCAGGTTACCATGGCCCTCTTCCTTTCGAGCTTGAAACCGG GTACATTGGTGTTGGTGAGGCAGAGGAAAGCCAGTTTTTCTACTACTTCATCAAATCTGAGAGAACTCCAGCAGAAGACCCTCTTCTTATCTGGTTAACCGGAGGACCTGGCTGCTCTTCTATCTCTGgctttcttcttgagaatg GGCCTCTGGCTTTCAATACTGAGTCTGACAGTGGAAACATCCCATCATTGGTCTCTACTACATATTCATGGTCTAAG GTGGCGAATATAATCTATTTGGATCAGCCTGTTGACACTGGCTTCTCTTACTCTAGAAACCCACTTGCTAATATACCAAGTGACACAAGATCAGCTAAGCTGGTCCATGAGTTTGTTCATAAA TGGCTAGCCAAGCATCCTGAGTATTTCTCCAATCCTTTCTATGTCACCGGAAATTCTTATGCCGGTAAAGTGGTTCCCGCTACTGTTCAAGAAATCTCaattg GAAATGGTTTATGCTGTAAACCTCAAATAAATCTTCAG GGTTACGTGCTGGGAAATCCTATAACAGACTTGGATAACGAGAAGAACTGGCACATTCCATTTGCTCATGGAATGGCTTTGATCTCTGACGAGCACTACGAG TCGCTAAGGAGAAGCTGCAGAGGAAATTATGCTAAAGTGGATCCTCTTAACACAGAATGCATGAATCTCGTTGAAGAGTTTGAGAAG TGTGTTTCTGGATTAGATTGGTCATATATTCTAGGACCAAAGTACATAAACCCGTCTGACCCCGATGACGCCAACCCGCTTGGGCATCGCATGACTGTGCAGTCTAACCGCTGGACCAATGAGGAGAGTGTGCGCAGAGCCCTTCATGTGGAGAAG GGGACTATCGGAGAATGGTCACTTTGTGATCGGGAATTACCTTACAAGTTTGACATTAACAGCAGTGTACCATACCATAAGAACAACAGCATCCAAGGATATCGATCTCTCATCTTCAG TGGTGATCACGACTTGCTTGTCCCTTTTCTTGCAACTCAAGATTGGATGAGATCACTAAACTATTCCATTGTTGAGGACTGGAGGCCATGGATGGTTCACAATCAAGTCGCTGG ATACACAAGGACGTATGCCAATAAAATGACATTTGCCACTGTAAAA GGCGGCGGGCACACCATTGTGTATAAACCAGATGAGTACTCTGCTATGTTCAAGAGATGGATTAATGGCCAACCTCTGTAG
- the LOC125606998 gene encoding serine carboxypeptidase-like 15 — translation MGNKLLLQLLLLLPLLHAYSGISTVRYLPGYHGPLPFELETGYIGVGEAEESQFFYYFIKSERTPAEDPLLIWLTGGPGCSSISGFLLENGPLAFNTESDSGNIPSLVSTTYSWSKVANIIYLDQPVDTGFSYSRNPLANIPSDTRSAKLVHEFVHKWLAKHPEYFSNPFYVTGNSYAGKVVPATVQEISIGNGLFCKPQINLQGYVLGNPITDLDNEKNWHIPFAHGMALISDEHYESLRRSCRGNYAKVDPLNTECMNLVEEFEKCISGLDIAYILGPKYENPAYPYEGNPYEHRMSVQSNRWVNEESVLRALHVEKETIGEWSRCDRGIPYKFDINSSVPYHKNNSIQGYRSLIFSGDHDLLVPFLATQDWIRSLNYSIVEDWRPWMVHNQVAGYTRTYANKMTFATVKGGGHTIVYKPDEYSAMFKRWINGQPL, via the exons atgggGAACAAGTTGTTGTTGCAACTGCTtctgcttcttcctcttctgcaTGCTTATTCAGGAATATCTACAGTTCGATATCTTCCAGGTTACCATGGCCCTCTTCCTTTCGAGCTTGAAACCGG GTACATTGGTGTTGGTGAGGCAGAGGAAAGCCAGTTTTTCTACTACTTCATCAAATCTGAGAGAACTCCAGCAGAAGACCCTCTTCTTATCTGGTTAACCGGAGGACCTGGCTGCTCTTCTATCTCTGgctttcttcttgagaatg GGCCTCTGGCTTTCAATACTGAGTCTGACAGTGGAAACATCCCATCATTGGTCTCTACTACATATTCATGGTCTAAG GTGGCGAATATAATCTATTTGGATCAGCCTGTTGACACTGGCTTCTCTTACTCTAGAAACCCACTTGCTAATATACCAAGTGACACAAGATCAGCTAAGCTGGTCCATGAGTTTGTTCATAAA TGGCTAGCCAAGCATCCTGAGTATTTCTCCAATCCTTTCTATGTCACCGGAAATTCTTATGCCGGTAAAGTGGTTCCGGCTACTGTTCAAGAAATCTCaattg GAAATGGTTTGTTCTGTAAACCTCAAATAAATCTTCAG GGTTACGTGCTGGGAAATCCTATAACAGACTTGGATAACGAGAAGAACTGGCACATTCCATTTGCTCATGGAATGGCGTTGATCTCTGATGAGCACTACGAG TCCCTAAGGAGAAGCTGCAGAGGAAATTATGCTAAAGTGGATCCTCTTAACACAGAATGCATGAATCTCGTTGAAGAGTTTGAGAAG TGTATTTCTGGATTAGATATAGCATATATTCTAGGACCAAAGTACGAAAACCCAGCTTATCCTTATGAAGGCAATCCGTATGAGCATCGCATGAGTGTGCAGTCTAACCGCTGGGTCAATGAGGAGAGTGTGCTCAGAGCTCTTCATGTGGAGAAG GAGACTATAGGAGAATGGTCACGTTGTGATCGGGGAATACCTTACAAGTTTGACATTAACAGCAGTGTACCATACCATAAGAACAACAGCATCCAAGGATATCGATCTCTCATCTTCAG TGGTGATCACGACTTGCTTGTCCCTTTTCTTGCAACTCAAGATTGGATAAGATCACTAAACTATTCCATTGTTGAGGACTGGAGGCCATGGATGGTTCACAATCAAGTCGCTGG ATACACAAGGACGTATGCCAATAAAATGACATTTGCCACTGTAAAA GGCGGCGGGCACACCATTGTGTATAAACCAGATGAGTACTCTGCTATGTTCAAGAGATGGATTAATGGCCAACCTCTGTAG
- the LOC106353081 gene encoding transcription factor TGA6, whose product MADTSSRTDASTDGDTDPRDMGSERGQGMLAVASDSSGRSKDKLDQKTVRRLAQNREAARKSRLRKKAYVQQLENSRLKLTQLEQELQRARQQGVFISSSGDQAHSTGGNGALAFDAEHSRWLEEKNKQMNELRSALNAHAGDTELRIIVEGVMSHYEELFRIKSNAAKNDVFHLLSGMWKTPAERCFLWLGGFRSSELLKLIANQLEPMTERQVMGLNSLQQTSQQAEDALSQGMESLQQSLADTLSSGTLGSSSSDNVASYMGQMAMAMGQLGTLEGFIRQADNLRLQTLQQMIRVLTTRQSARAFLAIHDYSSRLRALSSLWLARPRE is encoded by the exons ATGGCTGATACCAGTTCAAGAACTGATGCCTCAACTGATGGCGACACAGATCCTCGAGATATGGGG TCTGAGAGAGGGCAAGGGATGCTTGCTGTTGCTTCTGATTCCAGTGGTCGATCAAAGGATAAGTTGGATCAAAAG ACCGTTCGTAGGCTTGCTCAAAATCGAGAGGCAGCAAGGAAAAGCAGACTGAGGaagaag GCGTATGTTCAGCAGCTGGAGAACAGCCGCTTGAAGCTGACTCAACTTGAGCAGGAGCTGCAAAGAGCGAGGCAACAG GGGGTTTTCATCTCAAGCTCAGGAGACCAAGCCCATTCTACTGGTGGAAATG gGGCTTTGGCATTTGACGCTGAACATTCACGATGGCTTGAAGAAAAGAACAAGCAAATGAACGAGCTGAGATCTGCTCTGAACGCTCACGCAGGTGATACTGAGCTCCGGATAATTGTGGAGGGAGTGATGTCTCACTATGAGGAGCTTTTCAGGATCAAGAGCAATGCAGCCAAGAATGATGTCTTCCACTTACTATCTGGAATGTGGAAAACACCAGCTGAGAGATGTTTCTTGTGGCTTGGTGGGTTCCGTTCATCTGAACTTCTCAAG CTTATAGCGAATCAGCTGGAGCCGATGACAGAGCGACAGGTGATGGGCTTAAATAGCTTGCAACAGACGTCCCAGCAGGCTGAAGATGCATTATCTCAAGGGATGGAGAGTTTACAGCAATCATTAGCTGATACTTTATCTAGTGGTACTCTTGGTTCCAGTTCATCTGATAATGTGGCGAGCTACATGGGTCAGATGGCCATGGCAATGGGGCAGTTAGGGACCCTCGAAGGATTCATCCGCCAG GCTGATAACTTGAGGCTGCAAACACTGCAACAGATGATTAGAGTGTTAACAACGCGTCAGTCAGCTCGTGCTTTTCTTGCCATACATGATTATTCATCTCGACTACGTGCTCTTAGCTCCTTGTGGCTTGCCCGGCCAAGAGAGTGA
- the LOC111214134 gene encoding NADH dehydrogenase [ubiquinone] 1 alpha subcomplex subunit 6-like produces the protein MAAPFTLRKIGVPPNSANLTEARRRVFDFFRAACRSIPTIMDIYNLQDVVAPSQLRFTISAQIRNNAHVTDPKVIDLLLFKGMEELTDIVDHAKQRHHIIGQYVVGEGLVQNTGSKDQGKSDFLKNFYTSNYF, from the exons ATGGCGGCACCTTTCACGTTGAGGAAAATCGGCGTCCCTCCGAACTCAGCGAACCTGACGGAAGCTCGCCGCCGTGTATTCGATTTCTTCAGAGCAGCCTGCAGATCCATCCCTACCATCATGGACATTTACAATCTCCAAGACGTCGTCGCGCCTTCCCAGCTCCGCTTCACAATCTCTGCTCAGATTCGTAACAACGCTCACGTCACCGACCCTAAG GTGATTGATCTTCTTCTATTCAAGGGAATGGAAGAGCTGACTGACATAGTGGATCACGCAAAGCAGCGTCATCACATTATCGGTCAATACGTGGTGGGTGAAGGGCTCGTGCAGAATACAGGAAGCAAGGATCAAGGAAAGTCTGATTTTCTCAAGAATTTCTACACCAGCAACTACTTTTGA
- the LOC106353084 gene encoding probable protein arginine N-methyltransferase 3: MAAAATKMVKNELLSHSDDDDTEENFSEDGDWGDWEEAGVEEDGDVSESDFLCLFCDAHYVSCALLFEHCRVSHGFDFHGVRKELKLDFYSSFKLINYVRSQVAENKAVDVKDVNFPWDDEKYLKPFWQEDSLLYSFADDEEEEEEEEEEALDRESLIEDLQKLGDLSIDDVSVNKDVTLISNKQSCVDGLVVVNGKDEEARVCDGRLAGRNIRKVNENYFGSYSSFGIHKEMISDKVRTEAYRDALLKNPSLLAGSVVMDVGCGTGILSLFAAQAGASRVVAVEASEKMAKVATKIAKDNKVFNDNEHNGVLEVAHSMVEELENSIQIQPHSVDVLVSEWMGYCLLYESMLSSVLYARDRWLKPGGAILPDTATMFVAGFGKGATSLPFWEDVYGFDMSSIGKEILEDTTRIPVVDVIEGRDLVTGPALLKAFDLATMKPDEVDFTETATLEPIESETEAKLCHGVVLWFDTGFTDRFCKENPTLLSTSPYTPPTHWAQTVLTFQEPISLAPDTVLAGADRSGAIGTEESPASSIHLRVSVARASEHRSIDVSLEATGVSSKGQKRRWPVQIFNL; encoded by the exons ATGGCTGCTGCGGCAACAAAGATGGTCAAGAACGAACTCCTCAGCCACAGCGATGACGACGATACTGAAGAGAACTTCTCAGAAGACGGAGACTGGGGAGACTGGGAAGAAGCTGGTGTGGAGGAGGACGGCGACGTCTCTGAATCTGACTTCCTCTGTTTATTCTGCGACGCTCACTACGTTTCTTGTGCTCTACTCTTCGAGCACTGTCGTGTGAGCCACGGGTTTGATTTCCACGGAGTTAGAAAGGAGCTGAAGCTGGACTTCTACTCTTCCTTCAAGCTCATCAACTATGTTCGGTCACAG GTGGCTGAGAACAAAGCTGTTGATGTCAAAGATGTGAACTTTCCTTGGGATGATGAGAAGTATCTGAAGCCCTTTTGGCAGGAGGATTCGCTTTTGTACAGCTTTGCagatgacgaggaagaagaagaagaagaagaggaagaggcgTTAGATAGAGAGAGTTTGATTGAGGATTTGCAGAAGCTTGGGGATTTAAGTATTGATGACGTGTCAGTCAATAAGGATGTTACTCTTATCTCAAACAAACAAAGTTGTGTGGATGGTTTGGTAGTAGTGAATGGGAAAGATGAAGAGGCAAGAGTTTGTGATGGGAGGTTAGCTGGTAGGAACATTAGGAAGGTGAATGAGAACTATTTTGGATCTTATAGTTCGTTTGGGATTCACAAGGAGATGATAAGTGATAAG GTTAGGACAGAAGCATACAGGGATGCTCTTTTGAAGAATCCGAGTCTCTTGGCTGGCTCTGTTGTAATGGATGTTGGTTGTGGAACTGGAATATTGAG TCTCTTTGCTGCTCAAGCTGGGGCTTCAAGGGTAGTTGCAGTTGAAGCTAGTGAGAAGATGGCCAAAGTTGCTACTAAG ATTGCTAAGGATAACAAAGTGTTTAATGATAACGAGCATAACGGGGTACTTGAAGTAGCACACTCAATGGTTGAAGAGCTAGAAAACTCGATACAGATTCAACCTCACAGTGTTGATGTGTTAGTCAGCGAATGGATGGGATACTGCCTTCTATATGAGTCAATGCTCAGCTCTGTGCTCTACGCAAGAGACCGGTGGTTAAAACCTGGAGGTGCAATCCTCCCTGACACAGCTACgatg TTTGTTGCTGGATTTGGCAAAGGCGCCACAAGTCTTCCTTTCTGGGAAGATGTCTATGGCTTTGACATGTCTTCAATTGGTAAGGAGATTCTTGAAGATACTACTCGGATTCCTGTTGTTGACGTTATAGAGGGGCGTGATTTAGTGACTGGACCTGCCCTTCTCAAG GCATTTGACCTGGCTACCATGAAGCCGGATGAAGTAGATTTCACAGAAACAGCAACGCTTGAGCCCATTGAGTCAGAAACAGAAGCCAAGTTGTGCCACGGTGTTGTGTTGTGGTTTGACACAGGTTTCACCGATAGGTTCTGCAAGGAAAACCCAACCTTGCTGTCAACATCACCCTACACTCCTCCAACACACTGGGCGCAGACGGTCTTGACGTTTCAAGAACCAATCTCATTGGCACCGGACACGGTTCTGGCTGGTGCTGACAGAAGTGGAGCTATTGGAACTGAAGAAAGTCCTGCCTCGAGCATCCATCTGCGTGTGAGTGTTGCACGAGCGTCTGAGCATCGTAGCATTGATGTCTCGTTGGAGGCTACAGGGGTGAGCTCAAAGGGTCAGAAGCGTAGATGGCcagttcagatatttaatcTATGA